One Senegalimassilia faecalis genomic window, GGTGGGCTATTCCATGGGCGGCCGCGTGGCGCTCAGCGCGCTGCTTGAGGCCGGCCCCGCCGCGTTCGCGAAGAAAACGCGCGGGCTGCTGCTTGAAAGCGCCGGCATGGGCCCGAAAACGGAAAGCGACCGCGTCGCCGCTGCCGAGCGCGACGCGGCCACCGTGCGCCGCCTGCGCGAGACAAGCCTGCGCGACTTCATGACGTACTGGGAAAACCTGCCCCTGTTCGAATCGCAGCGCTCGCTGCCGAAGCGCACGCGTGCGCTTATCCAGGCGGGTCGGCTGGCAAACGACGCCGAGGCGCTGGCCCGTTGCGTGGAATGCGCGGGGCAGCACCGCATGCCCTCGTATCACGAAACAACCGAAGCACTTCGTGACCTGGGGCTTCGCGGTTGCTCAACGCTGTATCTCACGGGCGCGAAGGATGAAAAGTACAGCCGCATCGCCAACGATCTGCACGCAGCGGGCATCGTGCAAACGCGCGTGGCGCCGAAGGCTGGCCACAACGTGCACCTGGAAGACCCCGCCGCATTCGCCGCCTGCGTCCACAGCGTCGCCTAGCGCTCGTGCAATCTTTCCGGCAGCAGGCGCAGGGCCAATGCCAGCAAGGACGCGGCAAAGGAAATGCTGACCGCCATGAGCGGTACTGGCTCCTCTCCGTTTTTGCCGCAGGCGGCCTTGCGCTGCACCCTGTTCCCCTGGTCGTGCGTTTTCTTCGCAAGCTTGCCCCTTTTCCCCGTTCGCGCGTATTGGGGTATCGCTTTTGTTACAATGACCAAGTTATATAGAGTGCGCTTTCATCTTTCAGCTGAGGAGCAGAGGCGTGACGGCTATGGGAGACATCAACATTCACGAAACGGGCCCGGAAGATAAAGCTTCCGTTGCCGTGACGCACGACCAGATCGGCCGCGAGATGGACCGTCTGCGGGAAATCTACCCGGTGGTGCGCCTGCTTGATTCCGACAACATCGACGAAGAGCAGTTCTGCCTGCTGTACGGCAACGAATGCATCTGCATGCGCAAGGTGTGCGAAGAGGTGCTGCACGACGGCGGCCACCAAACGCATTCGCTGCGCATGGGCGACGAGCAGCACCTTGCCAACGCGCGCTACGTTGAGGTGGACGGCAAGAAAAGCGTGCTTCTGTACGCGCAGCCCATCGACGCGGAAAACTTCACGGGCCTTTCCGACGAGCTGCTGTACCACGACGCGCTTTCCGGTGCGTACAACCGCCGCTTCTACGAGGACAACCTGCGCACGCAGCACATGTACGCCGGCATCGCCCTGCTTGACCTGGACGACT contains:
- a CDS encoding alpha/beta fold hydrolase, with product MAPMTDCFDSDGVRYRYLYCKAQGVPGRRRPPAILVHGFAQSSSSWIGAMDLIAQERDVYAIDLVGHGGSAVPASPAPYSLRSMGEALLDFIDLVPGKPVVVGYSMGGRVALSALLEAGPAAFAKKTRGLLLESAGMGPKTESDRVAAAERDAATVRRLRETSLRDFMTYWENLPLFESQRSLPKRTRALIQAGRLANDAEALARCVECAGQHRMPSYHETTEALRDLGLRGCSTLYLTGAKDEKYSRIANDLHAAGIVQTRVAPKAGHNVHLEDPAAFAACVHSVA